The Cellulomonas wangleii genome includes a region encoding these proteins:
- the rpsM gene encoding 30S ribosomal protein S13, which yields MARLIGVDLPRDKRVEVALTYIFGVGRTRAQQTLAATGISPDVRVKDLGDSELVALRDYLEGSFKLEGDLRREIAADIRRKVEIGSYEGLRHRRGLPVRGQRTKTNARTRKGPKRTVAGKKKAGRK from the coding sequence ATGGCACGTCTCATCGGTGTCGACCTTCCCCGCGACAAGCGGGTCGAGGTCGCTCTCACCTACATCTTCGGGGTCGGGCGCACCCGCGCGCAGCAGACCCTGGCCGCCACGGGCATCAGCCCCGACGTCCGGGTCAAGGACCTGGGCGACAGCGAGCTGGTCGCGCTCCGCGACTACCTCGAGGGAAGCTTCAAGCTCGAGGGTGACCTCCGTCGCGAGATCGCCGCCGACATCCGCCGCAAGGTCGAGATCGGCAGCTACGAGGGTCTGCGTCACCGCCGCGGCCTCCCGGTGCGTGGTCAGCGCACCAAGACCAACGCGCGTACCCGCAAGGGCCCCAAGCGCACCGTCGCCGGCAAGAAGAAGGCCGGGCGCAAGTGA
- the secY gene encoding preprotein translocase subunit SecY has product MLGAFVRAFRTPDLRRKLLFTIGMMVLFRIGSFLPTPGVSYPNVQACIEQTAESDLLGLVNLFSGGALLQLSVFSLGIMPYITASIIIQLLRVVIPKFEELHKEGQSGTAKLTQYTRYLTIGLAVLQSTTIITFARSGNLFQGCSLEVIPDDSPITLLIMVITMTAGTGLIMWLGELITERGVGNGMSLLIFTSIAASFPGAMWSIAGGAGGAGKFIAVLAIVVLVIGLVVFVEQSQRRVPVQYAKRMVGRRMYGGSSTYIPIKINMAGVIPVIFASSLLAVPTLIAQFGDPTAGWVQWISVNLADPGAPLHMGLYVVLIIFFCYFYTAITFNPDEVADNMKKYGGFIPGIRAGRPTAEYLDYVITRITAPGSLYLAMVALIPMIAFIVLGVGSNIPFGGASILIVVGVGLETVKQIESQLQQRHYEGFLR; this is encoded by the coding sequence GTGCTAGGTGCATTCGTTCGGGCGTTCAGGACGCCCGACCTGCGGCGCAAGCTGCTCTTCACCATCGGCATGATGGTGCTCTTCCGCATCGGGTCGTTCCTGCCGACCCCTGGGGTGAGCTACCCGAACGTGCAGGCCTGCATCGAGCAGACCGCCGAGAGCGACCTGCTGGGGCTGGTGAACCTCTTCAGCGGTGGTGCGCTGCTGCAGCTCTCGGTCTTCTCGCTCGGGATCATGCCGTACATCACCGCGAGCATCATCATCCAGCTCCTGCGCGTGGTGATCCCCAAGTTCGAGGAGCTCCACAAGGAGGGCCAGTCCGGCACCGCGAAGCTCACGCAGTACACGCGGTACCTGACCATCGGGCTCGCCGTCCTGCAGTCGACGACGATCATCACGTTCGCGCGCAGCGGCAACCTGTTCCAGGGCTGCTCGCTCGAGGTCATCCCGGACGACAGCCCCATCACCCTGCTGATCATGGTCATCACCATGACGGCGGGCACCGGCCTCATCATGTGGCTCGGCGAGCTCATCACCGAGCGCGGTGTCGGCAACGGCATGTCGCTGCTCATCTTCACGTCGATCGCCGCGTCGTTCCCCGGCGCCATGTGGTCGATCGCCGGCGGCGCCGGCGGTGCGGGCAAGTTCATCGCCGTACTGGCGATCGTCGTGCTCGTCATCGGCCTGGTCGTGTTCGTCGAGCAGTCGCAGCGCCGGGTGCCCGTGCAGTACGCCAAGCGCATGGTCGGCCGCCGCATGTACGGCGGGTCGAGCACCTACATTCCGATCAAGATCAACATGGCCGGCGTCATCCCCGTGATCTTCGCGTCGTCGCTGCTCGCGGTGCCCACGCTGATCGCGCAGTTCGGTGACCCGACCGCGGGCTGGGTGCAGTGGATCAGCGTGAACCTGGCCGACCCGGGCGCGCCCCTGCACATGGGTCTCTACGTCGTCCTCATCATCTTCTTCTGCTACTTCTACACGGCGATCACGTTCAACCCGGACGAGGTCGCGGACAACATGAAGAAGTACGGCGGCTTCATCCCGGGCATCCGGGCCGGCCGCCCCACCGCCGAGTACCTCGACTACGTCATCACGCGGATCACGGCACCGGGCTCGCTCTACCTCGCCATGGTCGCCCTGATCCCCATGATCGCGTTCATCGTGCTCGGGGTCGGCTCCAACATCCCGTTCGGCGGCGCGTCCATCCTCATCGTGGTCGGCGTCGGCCTGGAGACCGTCAAGCAGATCGAGTCCCAGCTGCAGCAGCGGCACTACGAAGGGTTCTTGCGTTGA
- the rpsK gene encoding 30S ribosomal protein S11, with the protein MPPKSRTAVRKPRRKEKKNVSHGQAHIKSTFNNTIVSITDPSGAVIAWASSGQVGFKGSRKSTPFAAQLAAEAAARRAQEHGMRKVDVFVKGPGSGRETAIRSLTAAGLEVGSIQDVTPQAHNGCRPPKRRRV; encoded by the coding sequence ATGCCTCCCAAGTCCCGCACCGCCGTGCGCAAGCCGCGCCGCAAGGAGAAGAAGAACGTCTCCCACGGCCAGGCGCACATCAAGAGCACGTTCAACAACACCATCGTCTCCATCACGGACCCCTCGGGTGCCGTGATCGCCTGGGCCTCGTCCGGCCAGGTGGGCTTCAAGGGCTCGCGCAAGTCGACCCCGTTCGCCGCGCAGCTCGCCGCCGAGGCAGCCGCGCGTCGCGCCCAGGAGCACGGCATGCGCAAGGTCGACGTCTTCGTCAAGGGCCCCGGCTCGGGCCGCGAGACGGCGATCCGCTCGCTGACGGCGGCCGGCCTTGAGGTCGGCTCGATCCAGGACGTGACGCCGCAGGCCCACAACGGCTGCCGTCCGCCCAAGCGTCGCCGCGTCTGA
- a CDS encoding ROK family protein gives MTRGPEPYTLAVDCGGSGIKASVLDAAGTLHVPAVRVPTPYPLPPDRLADTIRDIAAGLPTAQRATVGVPGMIRHGVVVATPHYVTRSGPRSAVLPELLAAWSGCDVQALLTQRLGIPTLVLNDAEVHGAGVVSGTGLELVLTLGTGLGSALFDGGRLAPHLELSHAPVRWGTTYDAYIGEHERARLGDALWSRRVRKVVEGFRPVFRWDRVYLGGGNARRVTAATLDRLGDDLVVVPNQAGIVGGVRAWELAGRDG, from the coding sequence GTGACCCGGGGCCCCGAGCCGTACACGCTCGCCGTCGACTGCGGCGGCAGCGGCATCAAGGCGTCGGTGCTCGACGCCGCCGGCACCCTGCACGTGCCCGCGGTCCGGGTCCCGACGCCCTACCCGCTGCCCCCGGACCGGCTGGCCGACACGATCCGCGACATCGCCGCCGGGCTGCCGACGGCCCAGCGGGCGACCGTCGGGGTGCCCGGGATGATCCGGCACGGCGTCGTCGTGGCCACACCGCACTACGTGACGCGCTCGGGCCCCCGGTCCGCGGTGCTGCCCGAGCTGCTCGCGGCGTGGTCGGGCTGCGACGTCCAGGCGCTGCTCACGCAGCGGCTCGGCATCCCCACGCTCGTGCTGAACGACGCCGAGGTGCACGGTGCCGGCGTCGTGTCCGGGACCGGGCTGGAGCTGGTGCTCACGCTCGGCACGGGCCTGGGGTCCGCGCTGTTCGACGGCGGGCGCCTGGCACCACACCTGGAGCTGTCGCACGCGCCCGTCCGGTGGGGCACCACGTACGACGCATACATCGGCGAGCACGAGCGCGCGCGCCTGGGCGACGCGCTGTGGTCACGCCGGGTCCGCAAGGTCGTCGAGGGCTTCCGGCCGGTCTTCCGCTGGGACCGGGTCTACCTCGGCGGCGGCAACGCCCGCCGCGTGACGGCCGCGACGCTCGACAGGCTCGGCGACGACCTCGTCGTCGTGCCGAACCAGGCGGGCATCGTCGGCGGGGTGCGTGCCTGGGAGCTCGCCGGGCGGGACGGCTGA
- the rplQ gene encoding 50S ribosomal protein L17 yields MPTPTKGPRLGGSPAHERLILANLATALFEHKRITTTETKAKRLRPLAERLITFAKRGDLHSRRRVLTVVRDKSVVHTLFTEIAPAVADRQGGYTRITKIGPRKGDNAPMAVIELVLEPLSPKQAVVKEATKATEKAAPKKAEKPVEDAPVEDAPVEDAPVEDAPVEDAPADKA; encoded by the coding sequence ATGCCCACGCCCACCAAGGGTCCCCGGCTCGGTGGTAGCCCGGCGCACGAGCGGCTGATCCTCGCGAACCTCGCGACGGCCCTGTTCGAGCACAAGCGGATCACCACGACCGAGACGAAGGCCAAGCGGCTGCGCCCGCTCGCCGAGCGGCTCATCACGTTCGCCAAGCGCGGCGACCTGCACTCGCGTCGTCGCGTGCTGACCGTCGTGCGGGACAAGAGCGTCGTGCACACGCTGTTCACGGAGATCGCGCCCGCCGTGGCCGACCGCCAGGGCGGCTACACGCGCATCACCAAGATCGGCCCGCGCAAGGGCGACAACGCCCCCATGGCCGTCATCGAGCTCGTCCTCGAGCCGCTGTCGCCCAAGCAGGCCGTCGTCAAGGAGGCCACCAAGGCCACCGAGAAGGCCGCGCCCAAGAAGGCCGAGAAGCCGGTCGAGGACGCGCCCGTCGAGGACGCCCCGGTCGAGGACGCCCCGGTCGAGGACGCTCCCGTCGAGGACGCCCCCGCCGACAAGGCCTGA
- the truA gene encoding tRNA pseudouridine(38-40) synthase TruA: protein MTGVDEPPVRLRLDLAYDGAGFAGWARQPGLRTVQGVLEDALATVLRSGPRGEAPPRVTVAGRTDAGVHARGQVAHVDVVAGALAAARGRSDRADVDALTTRLAGVLPADLVVHAVTRAPAGFDARFSALRRRYAYRVCDADALRDPLRRGWVLWHRRPLDVAAMDAAARTLVGRHDFAAYCKPRPDATTIRTLERFAWSRPADGPDAGLVVADVQADAFCHSMVRALVGASLAVGEGRRPVTWPRELLDGRRREGGATVVAPHGLTLEHVAYPSDDELALRAAQTRARRAADDVDGVRPVSGCCG from the coding sequence GTGACCGGCGTCGACGAACCCCCCGTGCGGCTGCGTCTGGACCTGGCGTACGACGGCGCCGGGTTCGCGGGCTGGGCGCGCCAGCCCGGGCTCCGCACGGTGCAGGGGGTGCTCGAGGACGCCCTGGCGACCGTCCTGCGCAGCGGACCGCGCGGGGAGGCGCCGCCGCGCGTGACCGTCGCCGGGCGGACCGACGCCGGGGTGCACGCCCGCGGCCAGGTCGCGCACGTCGACGTCGTGGCCGGCGCCCTGGCCGCGGCGCGCGGGCGCTCGGACCGGGCGGACGTCGACGCCCTGACGACGCGCCTGGCGGGCGTGCTGCCGGCGGACCTCGTCGTGCACGCGGTGACGCGGGCGCCCGCGGGCTTCGACGCGCGCTTCTCGGCGCTGCGCCGCCGCTACGCGTACCGCGTGTGCGACGCGGACGCCCTGCGGGACCCGCTGCGTCGCGGCTGGGTGCTCTGGCACCGCCGCCCGCTGGACGTCGCGGCGATGGACGCGGCGGCGCGGACGCTGGTCGGGCGGCACGACTTCGCCGCGTACTGCAAGCCGCGGCCCGACGCCACGACCATCCGCACGCTCGAGCGCTTCGCGTGGTCGCGCCCCGCGGACGGCCCGGACGCCGGCCTGGTCGTGGCCGACGTGCAGGCCGACGCCTTCTGCCACTCCATGGTCCGGGCGCTGGTCGGCGCGAGCCTCGCCGTGGGGGAGGGGCGGCGCCCGGTGACCTGGCCCCGCGAGCTGCTGGACGGCCGCCGCCGGGAGGGCGGTGCGACCGTGGTCGCGCCGCACGGCCTGACGCTGGAGCACGTCGCCTACCCGTCGGACGACGAGCTCGCGCTGCGCGCCGCGCAGACGCGTGCGCGGCGCGCAGCGGACGACGTGGACGGCGTGCGTCCCGTGTCGGGGTGCTGCGGCTGA
- a CDS encoding adenylate kinase, translated as MSARLVLLGPPGAGKGTQAVRLAERLGVPAISTGDIFRSNIKNGTELGRRVQDITASGALVPDELTNELVRDRLAQADAVDGFLLDGYPRNVAQVAALDEILAVTGRSIDLAVELTVDPQVVIERLTNRAQIEGRADDTEDVIRHRLGVYAEQTAPISQVYAARGLLVQVDGLGEVDDVTARLLAALSPVLP; from the coding sequence TTGAGTGCACGTCTGGTCCTGCTCGGCCCCCCCGGAGCGGGGAAGGGTACGCAGGCCGTCCGTCTGGCGGAGCGGCTGGGTGTCCCGGCCATCTCGACGGGCGACATCTTCCGGTCGAACATCAAGAACGGCACCGAGCTCGGGCGCCGGGTGCAGGACATCACGGCGTCCGGCGCGCTCGTCCCGGACGAGCTGACGAACGAGCTGGTGCGCGACCGTCTGGCCCAGGCCGACGCGGTCGACGGGTTCCTGCTGGACGGGTACCCGCGCAACGTGGCCCAGGTCGCGGCGCTGGACGAGATCCTCGCCGTGACCGGCCGCAGCATCGACCTCGCCGTCGAGCTGACCGTGGACCCCCAGGTGGTCATCGAGCGGCTGACGAACCGCGCGCAGATCGAGGGGCGTGCGGACGACACCGAGGACGTCATCCGCCACCGGCTCGGCGTCTACGCCGAGCAGACGGCCCCGATCTCGCAGGTGTACGCCGCGCGCGGCCTGCTGGTGCAGGTCGACGGTCTCGGTGAGGTCGACGACGTCACGGCCCGGCTCCTCGCGGCGCTGAGCCCCGTCCTGCCCTGA
- a CDS encoding DNA-directed RNA polymerase subunit alpha, whose product MLIAQRPTLTEEVISEHRSRFSIEPLEPGFGYTLGNSLRRTLLSSIPGAAVTSIRIDGVLHEFSTIPGVKEDVTEIILNIKNLVVSSENDEPVVMYLRKQGAGEVSAADIVPPAGVEVHNPDLHLATLNEKGKLEIELTVERGRGYVSANQNKSFDAEIGRIPVDSIYSPVLKVTYKVEATRVEQRTDFDKLIVDVETKPAISPRDALASAGRTLVELFGLARELNVEAEGIEIGPSPTDAALAADLALPIEDLQLTIRSYNCLKREGIHSVGELVARSEADLLDIRNFGAKSITEVKEKLAELGLTLKDSPLDFDPSAAGGYYGDDETDFVEDEQY is encoded by the coding sequence GTGCTGATCGCACAGCGCCCCACCCTGACCGAAGAGGTCATCTCGGAGCACCGCTCGCGGTTCTCCATCGAGCCTCTCGAGCCCGGCTTCGGCTACACCCTCGGCAACTCCCTGCGCCGGACCCTCCTGTCGTCCATCCCGGGCGCCGCCGTCACGTCCATCCGGATCGACGGCGTGCTGCACGAGTTCTCGACGATCCCGGGTGTCAAGGAGGACGTCACCGAGATCATCCTCAACATCAAGAACCTCGTCGTCTCCTCGGAGAACGACGAGCCGGTCGTGATGTACCTGCGCAAGCAGGGTGCGGGCGAGGTCTCCGCGGCGGACATCGTGCCGCCGGCCGGTGTCGAGGTCCACAACCCCGACCTGCACCTGGCCACGCTGAACGAGAAGGGCAAGCTCGAGATCGAGCTGACCGTCGAGCGCGGCCGCGGCTACGTGTCGGCGAACCAGAACAAGTCGTTCGACGCCGAGATCGGCCGCATCCCGGTCGACTCGATCTACTCGCCGGTGCTCAAGGTGACCTACAAGGTCGAGGCGACCCGTGTCGAGCAGCGCACCGACTTCGACAAGCTCATCGTCGACGTCGAGACCAAGCCGGCGATCAGCCCGCGCGACGCGCTCGCGTCGGCCGGCCGCACGCTGGTCGAGCTGTTCGGCCTGGCGCGTGAGCTCAACGTCGAGGCGGAGGGCATCGAGATCGGCCCGTCGCCGACCGACGCCGCCCTCGCCGCCGACCTGGCGCTGCCGATCGAGGACCTCCAGCTGACCATCCGGTCGTACAACTGCCTCAAGCGCGAGGGCATCCACTCCGTGGGTGAGCTCGTGGCTCGGTCCGAGGCGGACCTGCTGGACATCCGCAACTTCGGTGCGAAGTCGATCACCGAGGTCAAGGAGAAGCTCGCCGAGCTGGGCCTGACGCTCAAGGACAGCCCGCTGGACTTCGACCCCTCGGCCGCCGGTGGCTACTACGGGGACGACGAGACCGACTTCGTCGAGGACGAGCAGTACTGA
- the rpmJ gene encoding 50S ribosomal protein L36 encodes MKVKPSVKKICDKCKVIRRHGRVQVICENLRHKQRQG; translated from the coding sequence ATGAAGGTCAAGCCGAGCGTCAAGAAGATCTGCGACAAGTGCAAGGTGATCCGCCGGCACGGTCGCGTCCAGGTGATCTGCGAGAACCTGCGCCACAAGCAGCGCCAGGGCTGA
- the map gene encoding type I methionyl aminopeptidase, with the protein MFGRERIEYKTPEQVAVMRRAGLVVADALDAVRAALAPGVTTAELDAVAEDVIRSAGATPSFLGYHGYPASLCVSVNEEIVHGIPGSRVLQPGDVVSVDCGAIVDGWHGDSAFSAVLDPADPADLALVGTTEDALWAGIAALATGDRLGAVGEAVEDVVEAAAARTGAAPFGIVEDYVGHGIGTAMHQPPDVPNYRTRDRGARLKPGLCVAVEPMLVRGAEANHVLADDWTVVTDDGSRAAHWEHTVALLEDGIVVLTARDGGAERLRALGVEVAAL; encoded by the coding sequence GTGTTCGGTCGCGAGCGCATCGAGTACAAGACGCCGGAGCAGGTCGCGGTCATGCGGCGTGCCGGCCTGGTGGTCGCGGACGCGTTGGACGCGGTGCGGGCGGCACTGGCCCCGGGTGTGACGACGGCCGAGCTGGACGCTGTCGCGGAGGACGTGATCCGGTCCGCCGGCGCCACCCCGTCCTTCCTCGGGTACCACGGGTACCCGGCGTCGCTGTGCGTCTCCGTCAACGAGGAGATCGTCCACGGCATCCCGGGCTCCCGCGTGCTGCAGCCCGGTGACGTCGTCTCCGTGGACTGCGGCGCGATCGTCGACGGCTGGCACGGCGACTCGGCGTTCTCGGCCGTGCTGGACCCCGCGGACCCCGCGGACCTCGCCCTGGTGGGCACCACCGAGGACGCGCTGTGGGCCGGCATCGCCGCCCTGGCGACGGGGGATCGGCTGGGCGCGGTCGGCGAGGCCGTCGAGGACGTCGTCGAGGCGGCCGCCGCCCGCACGGGCGCCGCGCCGTTCGGCATCGTCGAGGACTACGTCGGCCACGGCATCGGCACCGCGATGCACCAGCCGCCCGACGTCCCGAACTACCGCACCCGCGACCGCGGCGCCCGGCTGAAGCCGGGGCTGTGCGTCGCCGTCGAGCCCATGCTGGTGCGCGGCGCGGAGGCGAACCACGTGCTCGCTGACGACTGGACCGTGGTGACCGACGACGGCTCGCGCGCCGCCCACTGGGAGCACACGGTCGCGCTGCTCGAGGACGGCATCGTCGTGCTCACGGCTCGTGACGGCGGTGCGGAGCGGCTGCGGGCGCTCGGCGTGGAGGTCGCGGCGCTCTGA
- the infA gene encoding translation initiation factor IF-1 — protein MAKKDGVIEIEGSVIEALPNAMFRVELANGHKVLAHISGKMRQHYIRILPEDRVVVELSPYDLSRGRIVYRYK, from the coding sequence ATGGCCAAGAAGGACGGCGTCATCGAGATCGAGGGCAGCGTGATCGAGGCGCTCCCCAACGCGATGTTCCGCGTGGAGCTCGCGAACGGCCACAAGGTGCTGGCCCACATCTCGGGAAAGATGCGGCAGCACTACATCCGCATCCTCCCCGAGGACCGGGTGGTCGTCGAGCTCAGCCCGTACGACCTGTCCCGCGGGCGCATCGTCTACCGCTACAAGTAA